CTCTCCCGCCCGGACACCATCATCGTGGCATCGGTCTCCTGCATCTATGGTCTCGGCAACCCGGAGAACTTCCAGGGGATGGGGTTCGAGGTGAAGCGGGGCGACCGCCTGCGCCGCGCCGATCTCCTCGAGCGACTGGTGGACATCCTCTATGAACGCAACGACATCGAACTGATGCCCGGACGCTTCAGGGTGAAGGGCGACACCATCGACCTGATCCCCGGGTATTTCAACAATATCATCAGGATCGAACTCTTCGGGGACGAGGTGGACCGGATATCGGAGATCGACCGGCGGAGCGGCAGGCGGAAGGAAACGCTTGATTATTTCTATGTGTATCCGGCCCGCCACTTCGTCACCCCGGAGAGCGAACGGAAACGCGCCATCGCATCGATCGAGCGGGAGCTCGAGGAGACCCTCCCCTCCCTGGGGATGATCGAGGCCCACCGCCTGGCGCAGCGGACCCGCTTCGATATTGAGATGATCGAGGAGACCGGGAGCTGCAAGGGGATCGAGAACTATTCCCGCCACTTCGACGGGAGAAAACCCGGTGAAAAGCCCTACTGCCTCCTGGACTATTTCCCCGACGACTTCCTGATGGTCATCGACGAGAGTCACCAGACCCTGCCGCAGGTGCGGGGGATGTACAACGGCGACCGGTCACGCAAGGAATCGCTCGTGAAATACGGGTTCAGGCTCCCCTCTGCCTTCGACAACCGCCCGCTGAAGTTCCATGAGTTCGAGGGCTATATGCAGAACGCCATCTTCGTCTCGGCCACGCCCGGCGACTACGAACTGCGGCATTCGTCCCATGTGGTCGAACAGATCATCCGTCCGACCGGTCTGGTTGACCCGGTCGTGGAGGTGCGCCCGATCCAGGGGCAGACCGACGACGTGATCCGCGAGATCAGGGCGGCGGTCGGGCGGGGGGAGCGGGTGCTGGTCACCACGCTCACCAAACGTCTTGCCGAGGAGATGACCGATTATCTGGCCGAACAGGGCATAAAGACGCGTTACCTCCACTCCGAGATCAATGCGATCGAGCGGACCGAGATCATCAGGCAGCTCCGTCTCGGGCGCTTCGACGTCCTCGTCGGGATCAACCTGCTCAGGGAGGGCCTGGACATCCCCGAGGTGGGCTTCATCGGCATCCTGGACGCCGACAAGGAGGGCTTCCTGCGGGACGCCCGCAGCCTGATCCAGATCATCGGGCGGGCGGCGCGGAACGCCGATGCCCATGTGGTGCTCTATGCCGACACCCTCACCGACTCGATCCGCACCGCCGTAACAGAGACCGAACGGAGACGGGCGATGCAGGTCGCCTACAACGCCGAGCACGGCATCGTCCCGCAGACGATCAGAAAACCGGTCCCCGAGAAGGAGGTCGACCTCACCGATACAAAGCACGTCCCGACGTCGGAGATCCCGAACCTGATCATCGAACTGGAGACGCGGATGTACGAGGCGGCGGAGGCGCTCGATTTCGAGCGGGCGATCGAACTGCGGGACCGGGCGCAGCGGTTGAAGGAGGAGCGGGGTGGGGGAGAATGATTTCGATGGATATACGGGAATGAAAACCGGAACCTGGGGCGATGTCTCAATGACTGTTCAATTGCGCCCGACACTCGTGATCCGTCCTGCTGCCGGACCCTTGCGTTCACCCCCGCCGCCGTCAGGTCTGGATTTGGACGGCAGATCCGCATGAACGTCTCCTCAGATACGGCATTGAGCGCTGAATACTCTCTTGTTCACTCCCGGGATCGGAGCATCTCCCCCAGATGGATGCACAAAATCACTCTCTTCATCCCCGAATGTCCCCTGGAACCACCCCCGCCCCCATCGCATCGACCGGGGGGAGCGGGGGGTGGAACCCCCCGTCCCGTGCTTTGCGAGATTAGTGATCTGCTCCAGACCGGGAGGGGAGACCCCTCCCGGACCCACCCCCTCGATGGGATAGGGGCGGGATTGATGGAATCATGCATTTGGGGGAGTTCCATGTGATTTTTCCCCGGGTGTGTCTTCCCTCCAGAATGGTATCCGGGACGCTCTCGCATCCGGAGATCTCACAGAGAACCGTCCCCCTCCCTATCGCATCGACCGGGGGGAGCGGGGGGTGGAACCCCCGGTCCCGTGCTTTGCGTGAATAGTGATCTGCTCCAGACCGGGAGGGGAGACCCCTCCCGACCCACCCCCTCGATGGGATAGGGAGCGGATCGTTGAAACCATGGAAAAGTGGTTGATGCAGATGTTTCTGGCAAACGGTTGAATGCATTCCGGATGGATGCACAAAATCACTCTCTTCATCCCCGAATGTCCCCTGGAACCACCCCCGTCCCTATCGCATCGACCGGGGGGAGCGGGGGGTGGAACCCCCCGTCCAATGCTTTGCGAGATTAGTGATCTGCTCCAGACCGGGAGGGGAGACCCCTCCCGACCCTCCCCCTCGATGGGATAGGGAGCGGATCGTTGAAACCATGGAAAAGTGGTTGATGCAGATGTTTCTGGCAAACGGTTGAATGCATTCCGGATGGATGCACAAAATCACTCTCTTCATCCCCGAATGTCCCCTGGAACCACCCCCGCCCCTATCGCATCGACCGGGGGGAGCGGGGGGTGGAACCCCCCGTCCAGTGCGTTTCGGGAATAGTGATCCGCCCTCGAACGTTCGGGCCGAATCGACGCGGATATAACCTGCCGGTGCGAGGATCCTGAGAGAAATCGCCCATGGACACCGACTGGACTGAGATACCCGGCACCGATGGTGCACGTCTTCTCCCCCTGACACGCTATCCAGACGTCACCTGCTCAAACGTCTTCGTGATCCGCAGGGATGCGGACTGCCTGATCATCGATGCCGGATCAGGCGACGACCAGATGGCGGCGATAGAGCAGGCCCTCGGGGAGTCAGAGCAGGGATATCTGGTGCTCACCCACTGCCACTTCGACCATGTCGGCAACCTGATCCGGCACCGGGACCGCTTTTCTGCTGCCGGTGTTCTCGTCTATGCCCAGGAGGAGGGGGCATGCGCTCTGGAGGATGCCGATCCGGCACCGACCCTTGCCGATATGTTCGGCACGGAGATAGCGTCGGTGTCGGTCGATATTCCGCTCCTTGGCACAGAAGATTGCTCCGGTCCGATCTGTACGGGGGCGGGGACCGCAGGAACGCTCCGCTCCCAGGAGATCCTCTTCCCCTCCGGTCTCTCCGTCACCGCCTACCACGCACCCGGTCACAGTCCGGACTCGATCTGTGTCCGGGTCGGCGGCCACCTCTTCCTCGGAGACCTTCTGTTCGCCGCCAATCCGGGTGTCGCCGGTCTCCACGGCTGGAACCGGCAGCATCTCCTGGAAACAGCGGCAGGTGTGCGCCACCTCCTCTCATCAGGCATGATCTCCTACTGCTGGAGCGGGCACGGCAGGGGGATCGCCGTCCCTGACGCCATCAGGGCCCTCGAAAGGCTGGAAGAGGAGGCAGAACACCTCCCGAATATCATCCGATTCGACCGGGCCCGCCTGGATGCCTCGACCGGGTATGCCGTCGATCTCCTGGATGAGGCAGGCCGGATCTTTCCGATCATCGCCGGGAGACTCTATTACCTCTCCTATTATCTCGACCTCCTGGGCGAAACGGAGGAGGCGGAAAAATACCGGACCCTGCTGGAGAACGATACAATCGATCAGGTCCTCACGCAGTTTCAATCGTTCGCCGAGCAGTTCAGGGAGGGGGAGAAGATCGATATCCAGTTCGTGCTGAAGGCGGCGCAGGTGGTCGGCAGAATCGAGGCGGCGATGAAGAACGGGTCGGACGTGCCGGGAATAGATGTGTCACTCATCAGACGGGCAAACCGCCTCCTCTCAGACTGCCTCTCCACCATCTATGGTGACGATCCCCGGGGATACCTGCAGAGCGTCGATATCACCACCCACCTGGAGCCCTATCTTGCCGACCTCACCTCTCCGGCAGACCTCGACAGGGCGATGATCGAGGCTGCGGACGACGAAGAGGCATTCAGGTCGGCACTGGCAGCGCGGATTGCCCGGACCACGCTCTTCGACCGGACGCTCATCAGATATACGGCAGCACAACGCCCCCTCTCCATCCGCACCGATCCCCTCCGCCTCTGCGATACCGTGGCCGGCGTCTGCGAGGACTGCGCCGCCGAAGGGGCGGAGGAGATCGCCATCACTGCAGGGGAGGTGGAGGGCGAGATCCTCCTCTCCATCTGGTCGGACCGGAGGGGAATGAATGCCGGGGGGTATGCCCGCCGGTTCGAACGCTGCGGGGGGCGGTGCAGGATCGAGGAATCGCCGGACGGCACCGGGATCGTCGTCACGTTCCCGAACACCTCCTGAACGCCTCCATCTTCATCCGCTGCCGCCGTTCCGGGTTTGCGAGAACTCTTTCACCATGATCCGGTAGCCCGCCAGCAGCAGGGCCACAAACAGCGGTCCGAGAATAAA
This genomic interval from Methanofollis fontis contains the following:
- a CDS encoding MBL fold metallo-hydrolase, with product MDTDWTEIPGTDGARLLPLTRYPDVTCSNVFVIRRDADCLIIDAGSGDDQMAAIEQALGESEQGYLVLTHCHFDHVGNLIRHRDRFSAAGVLVYAQEEGACALEDADPAPTLADMFGTEIASVSVDIPLLGTEDCSGPICTGAGTAGTLRSQEILFPSGLSVTAYHAPGHSPDSICVRVGGHLFLGDLLFAANPGVAGLHGWNRQHLLETAAGVRHLLSSGMISYCWSGHGRGIAVPDAIRALERLEEEAEHLPNIIRFDRARLDASTGYAVDLLDEAGRIFPIIAGRLYYLSYYLDLLGETEEAEKYRTLLENDTIDQVLTQFQSFAEQFREGEKIDIQFVLKAAQVVGRIEAAMKNGSDVPGIDVSLIRRANRLLSDCLSTIYGDDPRGYLQSVDITTHLEPYLADLTSPADLDRAMIEAADDEEAFRSALAARIARTTLFDRTLIRYTAAQRPLSIRTDPLRLCDTVAGVCEDCAAEGAEEIAITAGEVEGEILLSIWSDRRGMNAGGYARRFERCGGRCRIEESPDGTGIVVTFPNTS
- the uvrB gene encoding excinuclease ABC subunit UvrB, which produces MTEFSVHADFSPAGSQPGAIRALSGGLEGGERFQTLLGVTGSGKTFTVAHVVEEAQRPTLVVAHNKTLAAQLYNEFSGFFPENRVEYFVSYYDYYQPESYIAAKDQYIEKDASINPKIEQMRLAATASVLSRPDTIIVASVSCIYGLGNPENFQGMGFEVKRGDRLRRADLLERLVDILYERNDIELMPGRFRVKGDTIDLIPGYFNNIIRIELFGDEVDRISEIDRRSGRRKETLDYFYVYPARHFVTPESERKRAIASIERELEETLPSLGMIEAHRLAQRTRFDIEMIEETGSCKGIENYSRHFDGRKPGEKPYCLLDYFPDDFLMVIDESHQTLPQVRGMYNGDRSRKESLVKYGFRLPSAFDNRPLKFHEFEGYMQNAIFVSATPGDYELRHSSHVVEQIIRPTGLVDPVVEVRPIQGQTDDVIREIRAAVGRGERVLVTTLTKRLAEEMTDYLAEQGIKTRYLHSEINAIERTEIIRQLRLGRFDVLVGINLLREGLDIPEVGFIGILDADKEGFLRDARSLIQIIGRAARNADAHVVLYADTLTDSIRTAVTETERRRAMQVAYNAEHGIVPQTIRKPVPEKEVDLTDTKHVPTSEIPNLIIELETRMYEAAEALDFERAIELRDRAQRLKEERGGGE